A segment of the Sulfurovum indicum genome:
TTGCATAAGTTATTCACATTAAGGTTTCACACTTTATGAACAATGTGAAAATCTATGACAGCAGGCAGGCAGTAAAAGATGAACATCGGACAGAAAGTACTCTTTGAACTCAAAAAAGAGATCTCTGAAACAGAGTATGAACGTTATATCAAAAAACTGGTATATGATACCAAGCGTTCACGCAGCAACATCGCCTACTTCAATGCTCCGAATATGCTCGTTGCAAAATGGGTTAAAACAAAATATGCTGATAAACTTGCCCATCTTTTTGAACTTCAAAATGAGCTTAAGCCTGAGATCGAGATCACAGTTGGCAAACAGAAAAGTAAACAGAGCAGCAGTGTCATACCCAAACAGAGCAGTGAAAAAAGCCATTCAAAAAGTACTTATCTCAATCCTTCACTCACATTTGAGAGCTTCATCGTGGGAGAGTCCAACCAATTCGCCTATACTACAGCCAAAGCCGTTGCAGAAAAGCCCGGAAGGCTTTATAATCCGCTCTTTATCTATGGAGGTGTAGGATTGGGGAAAACCCACCTGCTCCAGGCAATCGGGAACTACCATGTAGCTCTTGGAAATACCGTCATATATACCACACTCGAGCAGTTTATGAACTCCTTTACTTCCCATCTTCGTTCACAGACAATGGACCGTTTCAGAGACAAATTCAGAGATTGTGATCTCCTTTTGATCGATGATATACAGTTCCTTTCCAGAAAAGAGCAGACGCAGGAGGAGTTCTTTCATACCTTCAACGAACTTCACAATGCCAACAAACAGATCGTCATGACAGCAGACAGACCTCCAAACAAAATTGCAGGACTGGTTGACAGACTGCGTACCCGTTTTGAATGGGGAATGATGGCGGACATTCAACCACCGGGACTTGAAACCAAAATAGCCATTATCCAGAAAAAGTGTGAACTCGACGGTATCAGACTCTCCAATGAAGTTGTCAATTTCATTGCCACCAATATGGGTGACAATATCCGTGAAATCGAAGGTACCATCATACGTATCAATGCCCTTGCTTCTATGCTGAACCAGGAGATCAATCTTGATTTTGCACAAAATGCCATCAAAGACCAGCTTAAAGAGAAAAAAGAGAGTGTGACCATAGATGATATTGTCAAGATCGTCTCACGTGAACTCAATATCAAGCCCTCTGATATCAAATCGAAAAAACGCACCAGCAGTGTTGTCAATGCCAGACGTACGGCCATCTATCTTGCACGTAACCTTACACCCAATTCTATGCCGCAGATCGCTCTCTATTTCGGTATGAAAGACCACAGTGCGATTTCACATGCAATGAAAAAAATCGATGAAATCATCGAAAACGACGAGAACTTCAAAGTACTTTTGGAAGAACTCTCCAATAAAATCCATACCGATACCCAGCAAAGTGAATAAAAGTTAAAAAACTGTACTAAAAACTTGAATAAAAAAAAGATATAATTATACACAGTGAACAGATGTGAAGATCCCAAGTTTCAAAAAAGAGGCAAAAACATCGGTAATTCGGTCATTTGCAGCGTTTTTCACAATTTCATGTTGAACTACTGCTATATACTAAATTATTAAAAAATAAGGAGAGTCAATGAAGATTAAAGCACAAAAGCAGATTATTGAATCTATTCTCATTAATCTACAGCCTTTTTTAGAAAAGAAAGATGCCAGTCAGATCACCTCACATATTCTTTTTCAGTCACAGGGAGAAAAGTGCATTGTTAAAGCAACAGACAGTGAGATTGGTCTGAGTATCACAACAGATCAGATTTTTATTGAATCAGAGGGTACTTTTACAGCCAACGGTAAAAAACTGCTGGATATCATTCGTATTCTCAAAGATGATGAAATTGTACTTGAACTTCTTGATGATACTTTAGTAATCAAACAAAAGCACTCTAAATTCAAATTACCGACGTTTGATCCCAACAGCTATCCTTCATTTCCAACTGTTGATGAAAAACCCCGTATCACACTTGACTCTCTCAGTCTAATCCAAAATCTAAAAAAGATCTCTCCGGCTATTGATACCAACAATCCCAAATTTGAACTTAACGGTGCTTTGATCAATATTAAAAATGATTCAACAGATCTTGTAGGTACAGATACAAGAAGATTGGCTATCGCCACTATTGAAAGTTCAAACAGTGAAACCCTCTCTTTAATTGTTCCTAAAAAAGCGATTCTTGAGATACAAAAGCTTTTCCTTGACCAAATTGATATCTTTTTTGACGAAACCAATTTGATCATTGCCAATGACAACAATTTTTTCTATACCCGTTTAATTAACGGAAAATTCCCTGACTACCAGAGAATTGTTCCTTCCAGTATCAAACACAGTGTCAAACTTCCTAAAAAAGAGATGATTGATGCCATTAAAATGATCACTACTATTTCCCAGGAAATAAAAATGACCCTGCTTTCAGATGTAATTATTTTCAATTCACTGAGTGCAGATAATGTTGAAGCAAAAACAGAAATAGAACTCTCTACGGGACTCAATGAAAAATTTGAGATCTCTTTCAACAGCAGATATATTCTTGATTTTCTCTCTCAGGTTGACAAGAACGAATTTTTGATGGAGTTTAATGAACCAAGTCTTCCGTTCATTGTCAAAGATGAGAATTTCATTACAATTATTATGCCGATCGTTGCATAAATTAGGGGATAAAGTTAAATGAGTGAAATAATGACAAAATATATTTTTGTTACCGGAGGTGTACTCAGCTCTCTTGGAAAAGGGATTACAGCTGCAAGTATCGGAACTTTGTTAAAACATACAGGACTTAGAATAGGTGTACTAAAACTCGATCCGTATATCAACGTTGATCCCGGAACAATGTCACCGCTTGAACATGGAGAAGTATTCGTTACCAAAGATGGTGCAGAAACGGATCTTGACCTGGGACACTATGAGCGCTTTTTGGATACTTCTTTGACACATAACAACAACTTTACTACAGGACAGGTTTACAAAACTGTTATTGAAAATGAACGTAAAGGACAGTATCTGGGGAAAACGATTCAAGTGGTCCCGCATATTGTAAATGAGATCAAAGAACGTATTATCCGTGCAGGTATAGGAAAAGATATTCTTATTGTGGAACTTGGTGGGACTACAGGAGATATTGAAGGACTTCCGTTTCTTGAAACAATCCGCCAGATGAAGCATGAACTGGGTAAGACCAATGTTATGAATATCCATGTAACACTGCTTCCGTACATTAAAGCTGCCGGAGAGCTCAAAACCAAACCGACGCAACACTCCGTACAGGAGCTTAGACGTATCGGTATCGCACCGCATATGCTGGTTCTTCGTGCAGAAGTACCTGTCGATTCTGAAGTTAAAAGAAAGATCGCCTACAGTTGTGATGTGGATGAAGATTCTGTTATCGTAGCAGAAGATGCAAAAACAATTTATGAAGTGCCGTTAAATTTTCTGAAGCAGGATATTCTTACACCGATATGCAAACAGTTGGAACTTGAAAACTGTAAACCGCAAATGGATGAATGGACCTCCTTGGTACACAAGATCATTATGCCTGAGAATGAAATGAAGATAGCATTTGTCGGTAAATATCTTGACCTTAAAGAATCATACAAATCTCTAACCGAAGCGTTGATACATGCCGGGGCAAATTTGGACACCAAAGTAAACATTAAATGGGTTGACAGTGAAAAAATCGAAGAAGAAAGTGTAGATAAGTTTTTACAGAATGTAGACGGTATCCTTGTAGCCGGAGGATTTGGTGAACGCGGAGTTGAGGGTAAGATCGAAGCGATCCGATATGCCAGAGAGAACAAAGTACCTTTCCTTGGTATCTGCCTAGGGATGCAGCTGAGCATGATAGAATTTGCCAGAAATGTTCTGGGACTCGAAGATGCAAACTCTGTTGAATTCGATAAAAAAACTACTAATCCGATCATTTATCTGATCGATGAATTTATTGATGCAAGCGGTTCAAAACAGGTACGTACCACAACGTCACCAATGGGTGGTACCCTCAGACTCGGTGAATATGAATGCGAGACCAAAGAGAACAGCAGACTCAGAGAAGCCTATGACAGTTCTGTGATCTATGAAAGACACAGGCACCGTTATGAGGCAAACCCTAAATACCGTGAAGCATTGGAAGCAAACGGTATGGAGATCACAGGTGAGTCACACGGACTGATCGAAGCAGTTGAGGTAAAAAACCATCCATGGTTCCTTGGTGTACAGTTCCATCCGGAATTTACTTCACGCCTGCAAAATCCAAATCCTGCTATTTTGGCATTTGTCAAAGCAGCAATGAATTCTGAAGTAGATGCCTGAAACATTAACGCCGGATGCGTTAGAAAGACTTCTAAGATCACGCTTTAAAGAGGGGTTCCTCTCTTTAAAAGATCTTCCCCATCCCCATACTTTCAAAGATATGCAAAAAGCGACGGATCGCATTACAGATGCGATCGGGAAAAAAGAGAAGATTGTGATCATCGGGGATTACGATGTTGATGGGGTTACTTCGACTACCTTGATGAAGCTCTTCTTTGAGGAGGTTGATTATTCTGTAGAATGGATCATTCCCAATCGCTTCAGGGATGGATACGGACTCTCACCAACAATGATTCCCCGTATTGAAGGATTTGATCTTGTCATTACAGTAGATAATGGTATCTCTGCAGTTGAAGCAGGAAAGATGTGCAAAGAAAAGGGAATCGATCTGATCATTACCGATCACCATCTGCTTCCCCCTGAAATTCCTGAAGCTTATGCTATTATCAATCAGAAACAGCCAGACTGTGCTTTTCCCTATGAAGAGATATGCGGAGCACAGATCACATGGTATCTTATTGCTTCATTGAAGAATGCTCTGGATGTGAAGATCAATATGATGGTCTATATGGAACTGGTCGCTATTGCGATCATTGCAGATATGATGCCTTTGAAACACATCAACCGTGCAATGGTCATTTCAGGGCTTAAAGCACTTTCCAAAAGTCAAAGGCCATCTATCAGAGCTTATAGAGAATATGTACAAAAAGAGTGGTTAAGTGCCGAAGATATCGGTTTTTTTCTCGCACCACTGCTGAATAGTGCAGGAAGAATGGAGGATGCCTCTTTTGCCGTAGAGTTTCTTCTATCGAGCAATATTTATGATGCGAGAGTACGTCTGCAGCGGCTGATCGATCTCAATGACTCCAGAAAAGAGACTGAAGAGACCATTACCAAAGAGGCACTATGCAGTGTGAATGAAAGTGAATCAGTAGTGGTAGTATCGGGAGAGAAATGGCATGAAGGCGTCGTGGGTATCGTAGCGGCACGTATAGCACGTGAATGTAAAAAACCCTGCATTGTACTGAGTGACAACGGTGAAGGTATGCTCAAAGGAAGTGGACGAAGTTTTGGAAATTGTGACCTTTTTGCAGTGGTAAGCAGGACACGACCTCTGCTTGAAAAGTTCGGCGGCCACTTTGCTGCTGTCGGACTAAGTCTTTCGCAAACGCAGTTTACACTATTCAGGGAGCAGTTGCAACACCATTTTAAAGAGGGTGATTTCACGACTGATATGATTGATCCTGAGATTGTCGGAGAACTTCTCTTTCGTGATATTTCATTTACTTTGACCCGGCTCATAAAGCAGTTCGAACCTTACGGTCAGGGAAACCCTGTACCTAAATTCATAAGTAAAAACGTACGTATACGACAGGCTTCTCCTATGGGAAAAAAGGGAAACCATCTTCGTTTTTTACTTGAGCAGGATGGTATTATGCATCATGCAGTACAGTTTAAAACAGAAGAGAGGTATGAAGTGGATACAATGGTAGATGTTGTATATACAGTCAATGAAAACCATTTCAGAGGCAATACAACACTGCAGCTGTTGGTAGATGAGATCAATATTTTTGAACAATAAATAATATTTTGATTAGTTATAATTAAATATATTTTAATGATAATAAAATCAATTTTTTTTATAAGAAAATTTATTTTTTATCTTATTTATTGTATTATCGTGTGTTAACCATATAAAAAAGGAGCTATTTTGGATAATAAAATATTAAAAGAGGGTATGGAGATTATTGATGCCCATATGAAGAGTGAGGGTATTTCACGAAGGGATGCTATCAAGCTATTTGGAACAGGTGGTGCAGCGATGCTTCTCGCAAGCGGTGCAACAACACAGGCAAGTGCCAGCAGCAGTGCGGCTAAAGCAAAAATAGTCATTATTGGCGGTGGATTGGCAGGTATGTCAACAGCAGCAAGATTGACAAATTCTTTGGATAATCCGGATATTACGGTAATCGAACCGGGAGATATTGCAACATCCTATCAGCCGGGACAGACACTGGTAGGTGCCGGTATCTGGGATGTATCGGAAGTGGTATATAAAACAGATGATTTTGTTCCTGACGGTGTGACGATTATCAAGGAAAAAGCAGTTGAGTTCGATCCGAAAAATAATATGGTAAAGACAAGCGGCGGGAAAACAGTAAAATATGATTATATGGTTATTGCTGCCGGTCTCAAACTTGATTATGCACGTATCGAAGGCCTTGGTATTGAGGGTACGATCACTTCGACCGGTGACCATTCACCTGTAAGCAAAGTTATCGGAAAGAACGGAATTGCTTCTATCTATTTCCAGAAAGGTTCGGCAGATACCTGGACTCAGATGCAGAAATTTATTGCAGAAGCAAAAAGCGGTAAAAAAGTAAAAGGTATCTTCACTCATCCCAATACACCGATAAAATGTGGCGGTGCTCCTAAAAAGATTATGTACTTGACAGATGCAAGACTGAGAGAAGCAGGTGCAAGAGAGAATGCTGAACTGACTTTCTATCCTAACGGCAGTAAAATGTTCGGTGTAAAAGAGTACCATGATGCGATTGTCAATCAGTTTGAAGCAAGAGATATGAAATGGAACTACAGACACAATCTTGTTGCTGTAGATCCGGTGAAGAAGATTGCTACATTTAACAGACACTGGAAAGAGAAAGGTGAATGGGATCCGGATCTTGAAGAGTATTCGATCGTTCCAAGAAGTGAAAAAGTAGAAAAAGAGTTTGATTTTATTCATATCACACCACCGATGATAGCACCTGAAGAGATCGCTGATTCACCTGTAGGTTCAGGTAAAGGCTGGGTTCCTGTACATAAAGAGACACTTCAGCATGTAAAATATCCTAATGTATTTGCACTGGGTGATATTGCAGCAGTTCCAATGGGTAAAACAGGAGGATCAGCAAGAAAACAGTATAAAGTAGTTGTTGACAATATTATCTCTATGATGGAAGGGAAAGAACCAACAGCCAAGTATGGAGGATATACGGTTTGTCCGTTGATCACAAGTATCGGTACAGTTATGCTTGCAGAGTTTGACTGGTCTAAAAAACCGACACCTTCATTCCCTCTTGATCCAACACAGGAAAGATATATCTGGTGGCTGCTTAAAGTCTATGCACTCAAGCCTATGACACAGTACGGTATGCTTTCAGGTAGAGCTTAAAGAAGAGAAGGAGAATGATATGAAAAAAACAACAATAGCACTTTTATCAGCAGCAGTAATTTTCGGATTGAACGGATGTGGTAACGATACACCGAGTTCATCAGCACCTAAAACATACAGTAAAACACCGGCAGAGGTTTATGCACAGTCTTGTAAAAAATGCCATGGTGAGCATGCAGAAGGGAATCCTAAGAAAAAAGGACCGGCATTGAATGACAGACAGGCAGGAGAACTTGAACTTGATCTGTATGATGTGAAAAACGGTGGTACAAACCAGTCCTCCGGAACGGAGCATGATATTATGGAGCACAATATGCAAAAGCTCATGGAAAAAGGGTATGACTATGACCCTAAAGCTATGGCAGAGTATATTGAGAAGAGTTTCTATAAGAGAGAAGTTTCAGAAGCACATTAAACCAATCTCCCAGAGAAGAAATCTCTCTTCTCTGGTCACCCCCCCTCTAAAAAATCTATCAAATTTTTCAAATACAACTGGCTTTATATAAAGTTATGATATTTTTATAAAAATTATAACAATAGTTTATGGGATGGTGTAATGAATAAAAAGCCGGGGTATGTATTTGTTTGGCCTATCGGTACCAGAATCATCCATTGGATGATGGCTCTCTCTTTTACGGCAGCATTTATTACCTCTTTTCATAAAAATCAGTTACATAGTCATGTGGCATTTGGTTTTATTTTCCTTATTATCCTTGTTTACAGGATCATTTGGGGTATTGTCGGTCCCCGATACGCAACTTTCAAGACCTTTAAACTGAGACTGTCAGAGTTAAAAGGTTATTTTGTAGAAAAAGTACGGAACAGATGGAGAAAGATACCTGCTGGACATAATCCTGCATCAAGCTGGTTTACAGTGTGGGCACTAATAGTAGGAACAGTTATTGTAATCTCCGGTCTGCTGCTCTATGGTGTAGAGGAAGCAAAAGGGTGTTTTCGGTTTTTAAATGAAGATTATTACCAGTATATGGATACTCTTACCATGTTGCACAAGTATGCTTCCTACCTTTTTGCTACATGGGTCATCATTCATATTACAGGTGTTTTGATAGAACAGTTCTGGCACCGTACCGGCATGGCTTTTGCAATGATAACCGGATATAAAAAAACAGAAGGGGAAGATACAAAAGTAAAAAGAAGTCTCTCTATTTTTGCCTATTTGATGATTTTGCTGGCGATAGTCACCTATTTTTTTATTGTCAGCAGCAATTATAATTACCTGACGTTACAAAAATACACCAATGTTGATTATGAAGAGGAACATCCTGACTACTATCATGAATGTGGGGAGTGTCATGTTGCATATCCCCCTTATCTTCTTCCACGAAGATCGTGGGAACGTATTATGGGAGCACTCGACAACCACTTTGGAGAAGAGATAACTGAAGCCAATATTACAAAACTGCAACAAGCTTCGATACTTGAATATCTGATACAACATGCGGCAGAGACAAGTAAGCGGGAAGCAGCGGTTAAAACTATGAAGTCCCTCGGGGAAAGACGACCCAAGGCGATTACCAAAACACCTTATTGGAGAGAAACGCATAAGCATATTCCAAAATATGTGTATAGACAGAAAAAGATAAAAGACAAGTCAAACTGTGCTGCATGTCATAGAGACTTTAAATACGGGAATCTGGAAGATATGAATATTTTGTACGATTTCTGAAATCACATTCCGTTTGTTTAGCACATATGGTTCAGCAATACTTTCTATTGAATAGGTAAACAGCCTAAAAAACGGTAGGCTGTATCGCTTCATTATTGACACCACCTGATTCATTGACTTCAAGCAGTTTTTTCCAGAGTTTACGGGCCATTGCCTGATAACGTTTTGATGTTTCACAGTTTGGAGCCAATACAGTGATAGGCAGACCGCTGTCTCCACCTTCTCTAATGGCAGGCTCTATCGGTATCTCTCCCAAAACTTCTGTTTGATATGCATCTGCAAGGGGTTGGGTTGTTCCTTTGCCGAAGATATCATACTCTTTTCCACTGTCTGGACAGATGAAACCGCTCATATTCTCTACAATACCGGCAATAGGTATATGCAACTGTGTGAACATATCCATACTTCGGATAGTATCATCCAGTGCTACTTTCTGAGGGGTAGTGACACATATACCGGAAGTGACCGGCAGGTTTTGTGCAAGAGCAAGTTGGGCATCGCCTGTACCGGGAGGCATATCAAAAAGAAGTACATCCAGATTTCCCCATGAAATATCTTCAAGCATTTGCTCGATCGCCTGTGTGACCATAGCCCCTTTCCAGATGAGAGAAGCCCCCTGTTCGACTAAAGAACCGATGGACATTACTTTTAGGTCATGTGCCAAAATAGGTTTAATGGTTTTTCCAAGAAAAATCGGCTGTTCTCCTTCAATGCCCATCATTCTTGGAATGTTCGGACCGTAAATATCTGCATCAAGCAGCCCTACGCGTTTTCCCTGCTGTGCCAGTGCAATAGCAAGATTGACAGTAGTGGTTGATTTTCCAACCCCGCCTTTTCCAGAGCTTACCATAACGAAGTTTTGAATATTGGGGAGAACATTTTTACCGTGTGAACTCGTCTCTCTGGGCATTTTCGGTTTCGTGATGGTAATATCTATCTGGAAATCTCCCAGAAAAGAGACTCTTTTAGTGATCTCTTCACGGAGTTGTGCTTCAATCTCCGGTGCAGAAGAAGGAATATCGAGCAGGATAGATACGCGTTCTTCCGAAACCGAAACCTCTTTGGTAAAACCAAAATCGACGATACTTTTCGTAAATCCGGGGTAAATGACTTGTGCCAGCTTCTTTTGAATATGCTCTTTGTTTATCATAAATATCCAACCTTTTAAAAATACTGGTAAACATTATATCTTTTATAAGTATATATTTTGCTATGATTACAGCATTAATTGGCAAGGGATGTTACGATGAAAAAAGAACTTTTGATATTTACAGCTATTTTCCTCTTTTTAACGATCGGTATGCATTTTAAAGAATGGACCTCTTATCCTGTAGAACACCTGATGGGGCTTGCAGATGCAGGAGCCTATGGCATAGGTCCCATCCACCCGCTGGTCTTCACGCTGGCTGTTTATATTGTTTTTGTATTGTTAAGAGGTATTGTCAGAATATTCAGGAGATAACTCTTCTGTATATGCAAAAAGGTTCATTTTGAACTAAGATGTACTACAGTTTTTGGTTTTTGGTTTTTGGTTTGGCCATTGCCTTTCCCGCTCTCATACCGCTGACCCAGGCAAAGTGAAAGTTGAATCCTCCCCTGTCTCCGTCAACATCAAGTATCTCTCCTGCAAAGTATAGACCGGGGATAATTTTTGATTCCATTGTTTCGGGGTCTATTTCTGTGGTATCTACACCGCCGGCAACTACTTCAGCTCCCTTGAATCCCCTGGTATCACTGATGCTCAGTTTGAGGTTTTTTATTGTGTAAACAAGCTTTCCTATCTCTTTTCGGTTCAGATCTTGTTCTGTCAGCGCTTTGCATTTGGACTGTTCAAGTATAATAAAGAGAAGTTTTTTGTTGAGTATACCCTGAAGCCAGAGGGCTATTGGTTTTTCACTTTGCTGTTGTACTCTTTTCATCAGGAGATTGGTAAGTTTCTCTTTGCTGAGTCCTGGCATCAGGTCGAGACTGAGTTCACAGTAGTCAAACTGTGCCAGCCGTAAGCTGACTTCACGGCTGATATCCAGGATGGCAAGTCCACTGATACCGTAGCTGGTAAAGAGCAGGTCACCTTTCCTCTCTGTAATATATTGTCCGTTGGCATAAAGTTTGGCTATACCTGCTATTTTGACACCTGCACATCTTTTGACCCACCCGTCATCTGAACAGAGCTGTACCAGTGAAGGGTGATGTGCAATGAGGCTGTGCCCCATTTTGGCTGCAAAGGCATAGCCTGCATTGGAGCCTCCCAGTTGCGGTGCGGCAGGAGAACCGGAGGCAATGAGCAGTTTTTGGCATCTTTTTGTCCCCTGGGTAGTTTCCAGAACAAAGAGATCCTTTTCTTTGCCAATACTGGTCACTGCACAGTCACAGTATATCTCCACGCCTGCTTTTTCTGCTTCATATGTTAAAAGATCGACCACACTGCCTGCCTGCAGTGACATTGGAAATATCTGGCCCTCTTTCCCTTCCGTAAGCTCAAGCCCTATGGAGGTGAAGAACTTTTCTACTACCGGGAAGTCATTTTCCTTGAGTACAGTTTCTACAAACTCAGGATTTTGTGAGTGAAAGCGGTTAGCGCTGATGCAGCGGTTTGAAATATTACACTTTCCATTCCCTGAAATGAGAATTTTTTTTCCTATTTTACTGTTTTGTTCAAGCAGGGTAACATTCATACCTTCTCTTGCACACAATATGGCTGCGGTGAGTCCGCTTGCCCCTCCCCCGACAACGATCATCTTGTGCAATCCTTTTTAGAAACTCTTTTCAACAACAAAGTTGGACTCTTTAAAACGGAGATTTGTATCAGTGACCACTCCTACGGGCATAATGAGTTTTCCTGTTGTTCTATTTACCTCTTCACTTGTTTTGTGAATAGGCATCAGTATGCTATCGGCCTCTTTACAGCCTGAAGTCAAAAACAGAAACCATAGACAGACTAGAGAGAGTAGACTTTTCTTTTTCATCATTTCTCTTTTTCTAAAAGAAGGAATACTCTTTTTTGGATGATTATAGCATACAATTAACATATCTATAGGTATTTATCTGCTATCATCAACGAAAAAAGAGGAGTGATTATGAGTGCATTGGTAGAGTTCAGCATGTTCCCGACAGAAAAGACACAAAGTAAGAGTGTGTTTGTAGCCAGAGTTCTGGATATCGTGGACAGAAGTGGTTTGGCGTACCAGTTGACACCGATGGGTACCATTATAGAAGCAGAAACAGTGCAGGAAGCACTGGATGTGATCAATGCTGCCTATGAGGAGCTTCAGAAAGAGTGCGGAAGGGTTTACAGCTCCATCAAGATTGACTGGAGAGAGGGACCTGTAGGCAGGTTGAATAAAAAAGTTGCATCTGTGGAAGAAAAACTTGGACGCAAGCTCAAAGCTTAGAAGAACAAATTGTAACTGTCTGCTGTGAAGCGCTTACAGTGGCAGTACAGCAAATATTATCTTTGCCGGTATTGCGTTTAGCGTTAAACAGCTAAAATTCGATATAATCATGCTAAATTTTCACAAGGATTTCAGATGTTATGTGCTGAAAGAATGCAGCGTATTGTACAGGCAATCATATTAGGGCTCATCATGGGGCTGGCAGGTTCAAAGATGTTCGCTGCTGCGTTCATACTGACCTTTGCTATGATGCTTATGCTCTTTATAGCCGGAGTTACGGGCTTCTGCCCGGGACTGATGATCCTGAAAAAAATATTCCCGCCGTGTGAGTGCGGAGAGACGAAGGAACAGTAATGTCAAATATATCCTATAAAGATGCCGGTGTCGATATTGATGCGGGAAATGAGTTCGTAGAAGCGATCAAAGCCGATGTCAAATCGACCTTTGACAGTAACGTTATAGGGGGTATCGGTTCGTTTGCCGGGGCATATGCTCTTCCAAGCGGCTATAAAGAGCCTGTGATCCTCTCTGCAACAGACGGGGTGGGAACCAAGCTTAAGATCGCTATAGAAAGCGGTAAGCTCAACACAGTAGGTATTGACCTGGTTGCAATGTGTGTGAATGACCTAATCTGTAATAATGGAGTACCGATGTTCTTCCTGGACTACTATGCGACAGGAAAACTGTTACCTGAGAATGCAAAAGATGTGGTTGCCGGTATTGCAGAGGGATGCCGTAGAGCAGAGTGTGCACTTGTTGGCGGAGAAACAGCAGAGATGCCGGGGATGTATTCGGAAAATGATTTTGATCTGGCAGGTTTTGCTGTTGGGATAGCAGAGCGAAGTGAGATGGATACTGTTGCCAATGTCAAACCGGGGCAGGTGCTTATTGCCATGCCAAGTTCCGGGGTGCACTCCAACGGCTATTCACTGGTAAGAAAACTTTTCTTTGATAAACTCGGTATGAGTCTTGAAACAGAGTTTGAAGGCAAGATGCTGCTTGAGACACTGTTGGAGCCGACACGTATTTATGTGAAAGAGTACAAATCCAACAAACAGCATATTAAAGCACTGGCACATATCACGGGAGGAGGGATTGTGGAAAATCTTCCAAGAGTACTTCCCGAAGGTATTAAAGCGGTTGTAAAAAAAGAGGATATCAGAATACTGCCCATCTTTGAATTTATGAGTCAGTATGTTGATGAAGAGGAGATGTACCGTGCCTTCAATATGGGTGTAGGGATGGTCTGGGTTGTCGAGCCTGAAAGTGTAGATG
Coding sequences within it:
- the dnaA gene encoding chromosomal replication initiator protein DnaA; translated protein: MNIGQKVLFELKKEISETEYERYIKKLVYDTKRSRSNIAYFNAPNMLVAKWVKTKYADKLAHLFELQNELKPEIEITVGKQKSKQSSSVIPKQSSEKSHSKSTYLNPSLTFESFIVGESNQFAYTTAKAVAEKPGRLYNPLFIYGGVGLGKTHLLQAIGNYHVALGNTVIYTTLEQFMNSFTSHLRSQTMDRFRDKFRDCDLLLIDDIQFLSRKEQTQEEFFHTFNELHNANKQIVMTADRPPNKIAGLVDRLRTRFEWGMMADIQPPGLETKIAIIQKKCELDGIRLSNEVVNFIATNMGDNIREIEGTIIRINALASMLNQEINLDFAQNAIKDQLKEKKESVTIDDIVKIVSRELNIKPSDIKSKKRTSSVVNARRTAIYLARNLTPNSMPQIALYFGMKDHSAISHAMKKIDEIIENDENFKVLLEELSNKIHTDTQQSE
- the dnaN gene encoding DNA polymerase III subunit beta, yielding MKIKAQKQIIESILINLQPFLEKKDASQITSHILFQSQGEKCIVKATDSEIGLSITTDQIFIESEGTFTANGKKLLDIIRILKDDEIVLELLDDTLVIKQKHSKFKLPTFDPNSYPSFPTVDEKPRITLDSLSLIQNLKKISPAIDTNNPKFELNGALINIKNDSTDLVGTDTRRLAIATIESSNSETLSLIVPKKAILEIQKLFLDQIDIFFDETNLIIANDNNFFYTRLINGKFPDYQRIVPSSIKHSVKLPKKEMIDAIKMITTISQEIKMTLLSDVIIFNSLSADNVEAKTEIELSTGLNEKFEISFNSRYILDFLSQVDKNEFLMEFNEPSLPFIVKDENFITIIMPIVA
- a CDS encoding CTP synthase, translated to MSEIMTKYIFVTGGVLSSLGKGITAASIGTLLKHTGLRIGVLKLDPYINVDPGTMSPLEHGEVFVTKDGAETDLDLGHYERFLDTSLTHNNNFTTGQVYKTVIENERKGQYLGKTIQVVPHIVNEIKERIIRAGIGKDILIVELGGTTGDIEGLPFLETIRQMKHELGKTNVMNIHVTLLPYIKAAGELKTKPTQHSVQELRRIGIAPHMLVLRAEVPVDSEVKRKIAYSCDVDEDSVIVAEDAKTIYEVPLNFLKQDILTPICKQLELENCKPQMDEWTSLVHKIIMPENEMKIAFVGKYLDLKESYKSLTEALIHAGANLDTKVNIKWVDSEKIEEESVDKFLQNVDGILVAGGFGERGVEGKIEAIRYARENKVPFLGICLGMQLSMIEFARNVLGLEDANSVEFDKKTTNPIIYLIDEFIDASGSKQVRTTTSPMGGTLRLGEYECETKENSRLREAYDSSVIYERHRHRYEANPKYREALEANGMEITGESHGLIEAVEVKNHPWFLGVQFHPEFTSRLQNPNPAILAFVKAAMNSEVDA
- the recJ gene encoding single-stranded-DNA-specific exonuclease RecJ, whose translation is MPETLTPDALERLLRSRFKEGFLSLKDLPHPHTFKDMQKATDRITDAIGKKEKIVIIGDYDVDGVTSTTLMKLFFEEVDYSVEWIIPNRFRDGYGLSPTMIPRIEGFDLVITVDNGISAVEAGKMCKEKGIDLIITDHHLLPPEIPEAYAIINQKQPDCAFPYEEICGAQITWYLIASLKNALDVKINMMVYMELVAIAIIADMMPLKHINRAMVISGLKALSKSQRPSIRAYREYVQKEWLSAEDIGFFLAPLLNSAGRMEDASFAVEFLLSSNIYDARVRLQRLIDLNDSRKETEETITKEALCSVNESESVVVVSGEKWHEGVVGIVAARIARECKKPCIVLSDNGEGMLKGSGRSFGNCDLFAVVSRTRPLLEKFGGHFAAVGLSLSQTQFTLFREQLQHHFKEGDFTTDMIDPEIVGELLFRDISFTLTRLIKQFEPYGQGNPVPKFISKNVRIRQASPMGKKGNHLRFLLEQDGIMHHAVQFKTEERYEVDTMVDVVYTVNENHFRGNTTLQLLVDEINIFEQ